A single Nostoc sp. PCC 7107 DNA region contains:
- the recF gene encoding DNA replication/repair protein RecF → MYLKTLHLRQFRNYQEQRVEFNAAKTILVGNNAQGKSNLLEAVELLATLRSHRMARDRDLIKDGTDFAQINASLERDTGSSDLNLTLRRNGRRSVAINGEIVRRQMDFLGVLNAVQFSSLDLELVRGSPEIRRNWLDTLLIQLEPVYAHILHQYNQVLRQRNAFLKKNQDSAISTQHSELALWDAQLATTGTRVIRRRDRAIQRLAPIAAAWHASISGSTEVLEIKYSPNIPLAQNQPEEVQQAFLQKIQHRAVAELYRGTTLVGPHRDEVELTINQTPARQYGSQGQQRTLVLALKLAELQLIEEVVKEPPLLLLDDVLAELDPYRQNQLLDAIQDRFQTLITTTHLSSFDAQWLNSSQILFVKAGEIFMN, encoded by the coding sequence ATGTATCTCAAAACTTTACATCTAAGACAATTTCGGAATTACCAAGAGCAAAGGGTTGAGTTCAATGCTGCCAAAACGATTTTGGTAGGAAATAACGCTCAGGGTAAGTCGAATTTGTTGGAAGCAGTAGAGTTATTAGCCACATTGCGATCGCACCGTATGGCACGCGATCGCGATTTAATTAAAGATGGGACAGACTTCGCCCAAATCAATGCCAGCCTGGAACGAGATACAGGTAGTAGTGATTTAAATTTAACTCTCCGCCGTAATGGTCGCCGCAGTGTGGCAATTAATGGCGAGATTGTGCGGCGACAAATGGATTTTTTGGGTGTTCTCAACGCCGTGCAGTTTTCCAGTTTAGATTTAGAATTGGTGCGTGGAAGTCCAGAAATCCGGCGCAACTGGTTGGACACTCTATTAATTCAACTCGAACCAGTTTATGCTCATATTTTGCACCAGTACAACCAAGTATTACGCCAACGCAACGCCTTTTTAAAAAAAAACCAAGACTCAGCTATCAGCACTCAACACTCAGAACTCGCCCTTTGGGATGCACAGTTAGCAACTACAGGCACAAGAGTAATTAGAAGACGCGATCGGGCTATCCAAAGATTAGCTCCTATTGCAGCGGCTTGGCACGCCAGCATTAGTGGCAGTACCGAAGTCTTAGAAATTAAATATTCACCTAACATTCCTTTGGCGCAGAACCAACCAGAAGAAGTCCAGCAAGCTTTTTTACAAAAAATTCAGCACCGCGCTGTGGCCGAACTCTACCGAGGTACTACCCTTGTCGGCCCTCATCGTGACGAAGTAGAATTGACTATTAATCAAACGCCTGCTCGGCAATATGGTTCTCAGGGTCAGCAACGTACCTTAGTCTTAGCCTTAAAACTCGCAGAATTACAGCTAATTGAAGAAGTGGTTAAAGAGCCGCCACTGTTGTTGCTTGATGATGTCCTGGCTGAATTAGATCCATATCGTCAAAATCAATTGCTTGATGCGATTCAAGACCGTTTTCAAACTTTAATTACCACAACTCACTTGAGTTCTTTTGATGCTCAGTGGTTAAATTCTTCTCAAATTCTGTTTGTCAAAGCAGGAGAGATATTCATGAATTAG
- a CDS encoding cation-translocating P-type ATPase gives MSANSLPESTPIWHTLEVDKALGLLDSKADSGLTPQEVEQRLQKYGPNELEEHGGRSAWEILLDQFKNIMLLMLIAVALISGFLDFTAWQAGALKPGEVPFKDTVAIMAIVVLNGILGYVQESRAEKALAALKQMASPLVRVIRDRKLLDVAAKEIVPGDVMLLEAGVQIAADGRLIEQSSLQVRESALTGEAEAVNKQAILQLPEDTSLGDRLNLVFQGTEVVQGRGKVLVTNTGMTTELGKIATMLQSVESEPTPLQQRMTQLGNVLVSGSLILVAIVVIGGIIQSRGFSNLQDLLEVSLSMAVAVVPEGLPAVITVTLALGTQRMVRRNALIRKLPAVETLGSVTTICSDKTGTLTQNKMVVQSIFTNHKTFRVTGEGYAPVGDFQLDSQKIPVEDYPEIPALLVACAVCNDSVLQKEQGEWAILGDPTEGALITLAGKAGIEKDQWNSKLPRVSEFPFTSERKRMSVITQVEEVATGEPSLTGVDPAISGFINSEPYLMFTKGSPELILARCTEIRLGTNSAPLTEEQRSNILAANDQMASKGLRVLGFACKPLTEVPLEGSDEASENSLIWLGLVGMLDAPRPEVRAAVAECRQAGIRPVMITGDHQLTARAIAIDLGIAQESDRVLTGQELQRMSDQELEQQVDLVSIYARVAPEHKLRIVQALQRRGRFVAMTGDGVNDAPALKQADIGIAMGITGTDVSKEASDMVLLDDNFATIVAATKEGRVVYTNIRRFIKYILGSNIGEVLTIAAAPILGLGGVPLTPLQILWMNLVTDGLPALALAVEPPEPDVMQRPPFSPRESIFARGLGSYMIRIGIVFAIITIILMEWAYHHTHTVTGNGLDPERWKTMVFTSLCIAQMGHAIAIRSNNQLTIEMNPVSNPFVLGAVVVTTILQLMLVYVPPLRDFFGTHWLPPEELAICIGFSALMFVWIEGEKIFFRLMGKRTV, from the coding sequence ATGTCTGCTAATTCTCTGCCTGAAAGTACCCCAATTTGGCATACTTTGGAAGTTGATAAAGCTCTAGGCCTGCTTGATAGTAAGGCAGACAGTGGCTTAACACCCCAAGAAGTTGAACAACGGTTGCAAAAATACGGCCCCAACGAATTAGAAGAACATGGTGGCCGCAGTGCTTGGGAAATTTTGCTCGATCAGTTCAAGAACATTATGTTGTTGATGCTGATTGCTGTGGCTTTAATCTCAGGGTTCTTGGATTTTACCGCATGGCAAGCTGGCGCATTAAAACCAGGAGAAGTGCCATTCAAAGATACAGTTGCAATTATGGCAATTGTGGTTCTCAATGGCATCCTTGGTTATGTGCAAGAAAGCCGTGCCGAAAAAGCTTTAGCCGCGCTTAAACAAATGGCTTCTCCCTTAGTGCGAGTCATCCGCGACAGAAAACTATTGGATGTCGCAGCGAAAGAAATCGTTCCAGGGGATGTCATGTTGCTGGAAGCGGGAGTGCAGATAGCCGCAGATGGACGCTTAATCGAACAGTCCAGTTTACAAGTGCGAGAATCAGCACTGACAGGGGAAGCAGAAGCTGTCAATAAACAAGCAATTCTCCAACTACCCGAAGATACATCTTTAGGCGATCGCCTGAACTTAGTTTTTCAAGGCACTGAAGTTGTCCAAGGACGCGGTAAAGTTCTGGTGACAAACACAGGAATGACCACAGAACTAGGTAAAATTGCCACCATGTTGCAATCGGTGGAGAGTGAACCGACACCTTTGCAACAACGGATGACGCAACTGGGTAACGTTCTAGTTTCTGGTTCCTTGATTTTAGTAGCGATCGTTGTCATTGGTGGTATCATCCAGTCCAGAGGTTTTAGTAACTTACAAGACCTTTTAGAAGTTTCTTTAAGTATGGCGGTGGCAGTAGTTCCAGAAGGTTTACCAGCCGTTATTACTGTTACCTTGGCATTAGGAACCCAGCGGATGGTACGCCGCAATGCCTTGATTCGCAAACTGCCAGCAGTAGAAACTTTGGGTTCTGTCACAACAATTTGTTCTGATAAAACAGGCACCCTGACACAGAACAAAATGGTGGTGCAATCGATTTTTACCAACCACAAAACTTTTCGGGTAACAGGAGAAGGTTACGCGCCTGTTGGGGATTTTCAATTAGATAGTCAAAAAATCCCTGTGGAAGATTACCCCGAAATTCCCGCTTTACTCGTCGCTTGTGCCGTTTGTAATGATTCGGTATTGCAAAAAGAACAAGGGGAATGGGCAATTTTAGGCGACCCCACCGAAGGCGCATTAATCACACTAGCGGGTAAGGCTGGCATTGAGAAAGACCAGTGGAACAGTAAGTTACCTCGTGTGAGCGAATTTCCGTTTACCTCAGAACGCAAACGGATGAGTGTGATTACTCAGGTAGAAGAAGTCGCTACTGGAGAACCATCGCTAACAGGTGTAGATCCGGCAATTTCCGGTTTTATCAACTCTGAACCTTACCTGATGTTTACCAAAGGTTCCCCAGAATTAATTTTGGCTCGTTGCACGGAAATTCGTTTAGGTACAAACTCAGCACCTTTAACAGAAGAACAACGTAGCAACATTCTGGCAGCAAATGACCAAATGGCCAGCAAAGGCTTGCGAGTTTTGGGTTTTGCTTGCAAACCCCTGACAGAAGTCCCCTTAGAAGGCTCAGATGAAGCATCGGAGAACAGCTTGATTTGGCTGGGGTTAGTCGGAATGCTGGATGCACCCAGACCAGAAGTGAGAGCAGCCGTGGCAGAATGTCGCCAAGCCGGAATTCGCCCAGTAATGATTACAGGCGACCATCAGTTGACAGCCCGCGCCATTGCGATCGATTTGGGCATTGCTCAAGAAAGCGACAGAGTGCTAACTGGTCAAGAATTGCAACGTATGAGCGACCAGGAACTAGAGCAACAAGTTGACTTAGTAAGCATCTATGCCAGAGTAGCCCCAGAACACAAACTACGAATTGTCCAAGCATTGCAACGCCGGGGTAGATTTGTCGCCATGACTGGTGATGGTGTGAATGATGCCCCCGCCTTAAAACAAGCAGATATCGGGATTGCAATGGGCATTACTGGTACAGATGTGAGTAAAGAAGCCAGTGATATGGTGCTTCTAGATGACAACTTTGCCACCATCGTGGCGGCAACTAAAGAAGGTAGAGTGGTTTACACCAATATTCGCCGCTTTATTAAATACATCTTGGGTAGTAACATCGGCGAAGTTTTAACTATTGCCGCCGCACCAATCTTAGGTTTAGGTGGTGTTCCCCTCACACCCTTGCAAATTCTCTGGATGAACTTGGTCACAGACGGTTTACCAGCCTTGGCTTTAGCTGTCGAACCACCAGAGCCAGATGTGATGCAGCGTCCCCCCTTCAGTCCCCGCGAAAGCATTTTTGCTAGGGGTTTGGGTTCCTACATGATTCGCATCGGAATTGTGTTTGCGATTATTACGATCATTCTCATGGAGTGGGCATATCATCATACTCACACAGTCACAGGGAATGGACTCGACCCAGAACGTTGGAAAACAATGGTATTTACATCCTTGTGTATTGCCCAGATGGGTCACGCGATCGCTATTCGTTCTAATAACCAACTTACCATTGAGATGAATCCTGTATCTAATCCTTTCGTGCTGGGTGCGGTTGTGGTGACAACAATTTTACAACTCATGCTTGTTTACGTTCCACCCCTGCGCGACTTCTTCGGCACTCACTGGCTACCTCCCGAAGAGTTGGCAATTTGTATTGGTTTCAGCGCCTTAATGTTTGTCTGGATTGAAGGTGAGAAAATCTTCTTCCGTTTAATGGGCAAGAGAACTGTTTAA
- a CDS encoding transglutaminase family protein, with product MFGQRTIRPLTAASLCGIAFIQDRLIAIDSTKGHLLEIDPESDNSKIINPHQVKEFDDVTGLAVWEDTLWVTRGNSVYLSKLGSLGLEHFATLPYTANGAAVWDSTVYISCQKLGYILIFDRNTRKEITKFYAPGVGVENLAVTQETLWICDCTEQTVYSMDRATGELNFSVLTPFDSPTGIAVHHDGETGKETLYVAYASEEPYIRDNPNADPNHELTYRDRTFIHPLYYYYNPDKRYALSNGYLIEMSYAEEIAPLEEVYLPDVEWRIALPSETERQTLKHIEPIGVPFTEEVIDGQRVAVFKFEALAPGERHVFGWKALLEVRGIKYRITPKDVEDLPELSAEFQSRYLVDDDDLAMDTSIVRNAARDAIGSETNLLRKMYSIRNYVYDELSYGIKPYIDTPDIVLERGVGSCGEYVGVLLALCRINGIPCRTVGRYKCPPYSEHQGVPLQPDFNHVWLEFYIPNFGWLPMESNPDDLGYGGPYPTRFFMGLCWYHIEIGKGITFESLSSQGNRLTKEDIPIGDLAINHIRFTILKELPPF from the coding sequence ATGTTTGGGCAAAGGACAATTCGACCGCTTACTGCTGCCTCCCTATGTGGCATTGCTTTTATTCAAGATAGACTGATTGCGATTGACAGTACAAAAGGGCATCTACTAGAGATTGATCCTGAGTCTGACAACAGCAAAATTATCAATCCGCACCAGGTGAAAGAATTTGATGATGTCACCGGGTTAGCAGTTTGGGAAGATACCCTCTGGGTAACTCGTGGTAATAGTGTTTATTTATCGAAGTTGGGATCTTTAGGGCTAGAACATTTTGCGACCTTACCCTATACCGCTAATGGTGCGGCTGTTTGGGACTCAACAGTTTATATTAGCTGCCAAAAGCTAGGTTACATTTTGATTTTTGACCGTAATACCCGCAAAGAAATTACCAAATTTTATGCGCCTGGAGTTGGTGTAGAAAATTTGGCAGTGACTCAAGAAACTTTGTGGATTTGCGATTGCACTGAACAAACAGTTTACTCGATGGATCGGGCGACGGGTGAGCTAAATTTTAGTGTGCTGACACCGTTTGATTCACCTACAGGGATCGCCGTACATCACGATGGTGAGACAGGTAAGGAAACCCTTTACGTTGCTTATGCTTCTGAGGAGCCTTATATCCGGGATAATCCCAATGCTGACCCAAATCATGAGTTAACTTACCGCGATCGGACTTTCATTCACCCGCTGTATTACTATTACAACCCAGATAAGCGCTACGCTCTTTCTAATGGCTATCTCATTGAAATGTCTTATGCCGAAGAAATTGCACCCTTAGAAGAGGTGTATCTCCCAGATGTCGAATGGCGCATTGCGTTACCTTCAGAAACTGAACGCCAAACACTTAAACACATCGAACCTATTGGTGTTCCTTTTACAGAAGAAGTAATTGACGGGCAACGGGTTGCAGTGTTTAAATTTGAGGCGTTAGCTCCTGGTGAACGGCACGTATTTGGCTGGAAGGCATTGTTAGAAGTACGGGGGATTAAGTATCGAATTACGCCTAAAGATGTGGAGGACTTGCCAGAACTTTCCGCAGAATTTCAAAGTCGTTACCTAGTAGATGACGACGATTTGGCAATGGATACTTCTATTGTCCGCAATGCAGCCCGTGATGCCATTGGCTCTGAAACCAACTTGCTGCGGAAAATGTATAGTATCCGTAACTATGTTTACGATGAGTTGTCTTACGGCATTAAACCCTACATTGACACCCCAGATATAGTTTTAGAACGAGGAGTTGGTTCTTGTGGTGAGTATGTGGGTGTTTTACTGGCTTTGTGCCGCATAAATGGTATACCCTGTCGTACAGTTGGCAGATACAAATGCCCCCCATATAGCGAACATCAAGGAGTACCATTACAACCAGATTTTAATCATGTTTGGTTGGAGTTTTACATCCCTAATTTTGGTTGGTTGCCAATGGAATCAAATCCTGATGATTTGGGGTATGGTGGCCCTTATCCGACTCGCTTTTTTATGGGCTTGTGTTGGTATCATATTGAAATTGGCAAGGGTATCACTTTTGAAAGTTTAAGTAGTCAAGGCAATAGACTAACAAAAGAAGATATCCCTATAGGTGATTTAGCAATTAATCATATTCGCTTTACGATTCTTAAAGAATTACCACCTTTTTAA
- a CDS encoding PD-(D/E)XK nuclease family protein: protein MSTPDRPFASYHLWSLIAPAIGQERWHCQMRRGFIKARQHEPEVKALLTKATAPQRIGILAQKGVYEFHHNRHLLNKSDGVEKVAQLLKLSNTSYQVQQRVIQILKKYQDAPLLRGKNILQLTPGDEGFPKPILIEQGDSYFRLYAAMDCIFIDGDRTLHILDFKTGKSAFDQRQALVYLLAARYLYPGRQAVASFYNLELGKKSDLIKITNHEFENLKDELANIAHKHQDDLHKYQKENSNFSQIFPPNPGYHCRFCPFNSICEFANVTTSSHTIIPV from the coding sequence ATGTCAACCCCTGACCGACCTTTTGCCAGTTATCACCTTTGGTCTTTAATTGCCCCAGCCATAGGACAAGAACGCTGGCATTGTCAGATGCGACGTGGGTTTATTAAAGCACGTCAACATGAACCCGAAGTTAAAGCACTATTAACAAAGGCTACGGCACCTCAGCGGATTGGTATACTCGCCCAAAAAGGCGTTTATGAGTTTCATCATAATAGACATTTGTTAAACAAATCCGATGGTGTCGAAAAAGTCGCACAGTTATTAAAACTCAGCAATACTAGCTACCAAGTTCAACAACGAGTCATCCAAATTTTGAAGAAATATCAGGATGCACCGTTGCTGCGGGGAAAAAATATTCTGCAATTAACTCCAGGTGATGAAGGTTTTCCCAAGCCTATTTTAATTGAACAAGGGGATTCTTATTTCCGCTTATATGCAGCTATGGACTGCATTTTTATTGATGGCGATCGCACTTTACATATTTTAGATTTCAAAACTGGCAAATCTGCCTTTGACCAAAGACAAGCACTAGTTTATCTACTAGCTGCCCGTTATCTTTATCCCGGTAGACAAGCAGTCGCCTCATTTTATAATTTAGAACTGGGTAAAAAATCTGACTTAATTAAAATTACTAACCACGAATTTGAAAATTTAAAAGATGAGTTAGCTAATATTGCTCATAAACATCAAGACGACTTACACAAATATCAGAAAGAAAATAGTAATTTTAGTCAGATTTTCCCACCCAACCCTGGTTATCACTGTCGTTTTTGTCCCTTTAATTCTATTTGTGAATTTGCCAATGTCACAACTTCTTCTCACACAATTATCCCAGTTTAA
- a CDS encoding phosphoglucomutase/phosphomannomutase family protein, which translates to MSVTSNSGKIKFGTDGWRGIIADDFTFPNVRKVTRAIASYLETAYTKDRPVLIAYDTRFLADEFARTAAQVLADLGWTVKITDRDCPTPVIAFNARHLNSAGALMFTASHNPAPYCGIKYIPDYAGPATPEITDTIVANIESAADDLPSNNPSGSISIFDPKPDYLQFIYTLLDIERIKSAHLKVKYDALYSTSRGYLDEVLQQSGVELESFHTWRDVLFGGGMPEPKGEQLEELVASVRRDHADLGLATDGDSDRFGIVDEQGNVLTPNTVLLVLARHLIKNKGKTGAIVRTVATTHLLDNFAAKHGLPIYETPVGFKYIGEKMRETTVLIGGEESGGLSIVGHIPEKDGVLADMLVAEAIAYEGKPLSQLVKEAIAEADGPLYNHRLDLHLTEAHKTAVIDSFTKNPPSEVAGIKVKETGRKDGIKLYLEDGSWVLLRPSGTEPLVRVYMETHSPEKLSQIAQEMESVIAKLG; encoded by the coding sequence ATGAGCGTTACTAGCAATTCCGGTAAAATAAAGTTTGGGACTGACGGATGGAGAGGAATTATCGCCGATGATTTTACTTTCCCCAACGTGCGGAAAGTAACTAGAGCAATCGCAAGTTACCTCGAAACAGCCTACACAAAAGACAGACCTGTTCTCATTGCTTACGATACGCGGTTTTTAGCTGATGAGTTTGCTCGTACAGCCGCGCAAGTCTTAGCAGACTTGGGTTGGACGGTCAAAATTACTGATCGGGATTGTCCCACACCAGTAATTGCCTTCAACGCCCGTCACTTAAATTCAGCAGGGGCGTTGATGTTTACAGCCAGCCATAATCCTGCACCATATTGTGGAATTAAATATATCCCCGATTATGCCGGGCCTGCCACTCCAGAAATCACTGATACTATTGTGGCAAATATTGAAAGTGCTGCGGATGATCTGCCTAGTAACAACCCTAGCGGGTCAATTTCTATTTTTGATCCCAAACCCGATTATTTGCAATTTATCTACACATTGCTCGATATCGAACGCATTAAAAGCGCCCATTTAAAAGTTAAATATGATGCGCTATATTCCACATCTCGCGGTTATTTAGATGAAGTTTTGCAACAAAGTGGCGTGGAATTAGAAAGTTTCCACACTTGGCGGGATGTATTATTTGGTGGCGGAATGCCAGAACCCAAAGGGGAACAACTAGAAGAGTTAGTTGCATCTGTGCGCCGCGACCACGCTGACTTAGGTTTGGCAACAGACGGTGATAGCGATCGCTTTGGTATCGTAGATGAACAAGGCAATGTTCTCACACCTAACACTGTGCTATTAGTATTAGCAAGGCATTTAATTAAAAACAAAGGTAAAACCGGTGCAATTGTTCGCACTGTAGCGACAACACACTTACTGGATAATTTTGCAGCTAAACATGGTTTGCCAATTTATGAAACACCCGTAGGCTTTAAATATATTGGTGAAAAAATGCGGGAAACTACCGTGCTGATTGGGGGTGAAGAATCAGGTGGTTTAAGTATCGTTGGGCATATCCCCGAAAAAGATGGTGTTTTAGCCGATATGCTAGTTGCAGAAGCGATCGCCTACGAAGGTAAACCCCTCAGTCAACTTGTCAAAGAAGCGATCGCCGAAGCTGACGGCCCCTTGTATAATCATCGTCTGGACTTACACCTCACCGAAGCCCACAAAACCGCAGTTATCGACTCTTTTACTAAAAATCCGCCCTCAGAAGTTGCGGGTATTAAAGTCAAAGAAACTGGGCGAAAAGATGGGATTAAACTTTACTTAGAAGATGGTAGTTGGGTACTTCTGCGTCCTTCAGGAACAGAACCACTGGTGCGCGTTTATATGGAAACCCATAGTCCCGAAAAACTCTCGCAAATCGCCCAAGAAATGGAAAGTGTAATTGCTAAGTTAGGATAA
- a CDS encoding LapA family protein, giving the protein MKTIANLLISVVMAVWIMAIAILSVQNATPVSLKFLSFQSIQIPVGLVLAFSAAFGVIGIAVLQPLWGLAGSGDNRLEEDAEFFVDDEDF; this is encoded by the coding sequence ATGAAGACAATTGCTAATTTGTTAATATCTGTTGTTATGGCTGTTTGGATAATGGCGATCGCAATTCTTTCAGTCCAAAATGCCACACCAGTATCGTTAAAGTTTTTGAGTTTTCAATCAATTCAAATACCAGTTGGTTTAGTGCTGGCTTTTAGTGCAGCTTTCGGCGTAATTGGAATTGCTGTGTTGCAACCTCTCTGGGGGCTGGCTGGTTCTGGGGATAATCGCTTGGAAGAGGATGCAGAGTTTTTTGTTGATGATGAGGATTTTTGA
- a CDS encoding Uma2 family endonuclease yields the protein MTQSLSKLITFDEFVAKYPDQTGKLYELHDGVVLEMPQPTGDHEEVIGFLAFEITRECIRLNLPYFLPKTALVKPPENESAYSPDVLLLNRANLVNEPLWKKESTVIQGSSIPLIVEVVSTNWRDDYLKKYADYEEIGIPEYWIIDYAGLGGREFIGNPKQPTILVCALEDAEYRVSKFRGNNRIESVTFPDLNLTAQQIFNAGY from the coding sequence ATGACTCAATCTCTCAGCAAGTTAATTACATTTGATGAATTTGTTGCTAAATATCCAGATCAAACAGGAAAACTTTACGAACTTCATGATGGAGTAGTGCTTGAAATGCCACAACCAACAGGAGATCATGAAGAAGTAATTGGATTTTTAGCCTTTGAAATTACTAGAGAATGTATCCGTTTAAATCTTCCTTACTTCCTACCTAAGACAGCACTAGTCAAACCACCAGAAAACGAATCAGCTTACTCACCAGATGTACTGTTGTTAAATCGTGCCAATTTAGTCAATGAACCTCTGTGGAAAAAAGAATCCACTGTTATTCAAGGTTCATCAATACCATTGATTGTTGAAGTAGTAAGTACAAACTGGCGTGATGATTACCTTAAAAAATACGCTGATTATGAAGAGATAGGGATTCCTGAATATTGGATTATAGATTATGCAGGATTGGGCGGTAGGGAATTTATCGGGAATCCTAAACAGCCTACTATTTTGGTTTGTGCTTTAGAAGATGCAGAGTATCGTGTAAGTAAATTTAGAGGCAATAACCGAATTGAATCTGTAACCTTCCCGGATTTAAATCTAACTGCACAACAGATTTTTAATGCAGGGTATTAG
- a CDS encoding response regulator → MTNNYEDSHLQDDINHYQSLDGLQILVVDDNEDSLFLTTFILESYGIQVTTATSALEALEIIKNCRFDILIFDIAMPKVDGYSLIRKVRQMLTLQKQHTPAIALTALNSEDSYHLAFLSGFQSYVHKPVEASILIAEITKILGFSQEGNGE, encoded by the coding sequence ATGACAAATAATTACGAAGATTCACATCTCCAAGATGATATAAACCATTACCAATCTTTAGATGGTTTGCAAATTCTCGTAGTAGATGATAACGAAGATAGTCTTTTTTTGACTACTTTTATTTTAGAAAGCTATGGTATACAAGTAACTACAGCCACATCAGCTTTAGAAGCACTAGAAATCATCAAAAATTGCCGATTTGATATTTTAATTTTTGATATTGCTATGCCAAAAGTAGATGGATATTCTTTAATTCGCAAAGTTAGACAAATGTTAACTTTGCAAAAACAGCATACACCTGCCATTGCTTTAACGGCTTTAAATTCAGAAGACAGTTATCATCTGGCATTTTTATCTGGTTTTCAAAGCTATGTTCATAAACCCGTAGAAGCCAGTATATTAATAGCTGAAATTACAAAAATTTTAGGATTTTCTCAAGAGGGAAATGGTGAATAA
- the speB gene encoding agmatinase SpeB — MINQLSDYNPSGVGEINGNLFGLPFDYESANLIVFAVPWEVTVSYGAGTANGPQRILDASTQLDLFDFDNPDGWKQGIYLVEIPQDILEKNHYYRTLAAQIIERLAQGKPLTETPDLTPILTEINQASQQVNQWLFTQSQAAINQGKQVAVIGGDHSSPLGYFQALATKYPNYGILHIDAHADLRDAYEGFEFSHASIMFNAVKLPQISKLVQVGLRDISHDEVQMIDQSDSRIVAYYDPAIKQKLYAGTTWIDICREIINHLPENVYISFDIDGLDPKLCPNTGTPVAGGLELEQTFCILRELVNSGRKIIGFDVCEVGDAEWDGNVGARVMYKLANFMELSQR, encoded by the coding sequence ATGATTAACCAACTCTCAGACTATAATCCTAGTGGTGTAGGTGAAATTAATGGCAACCTCTTTGGTTTACCATTTGATTACGAGTCCGCCAACTTAATTGTTTTTGCCGTACCTTGGGAAGTTACTGTTTCTTATGGTGCAGGTACAGCAAACGGCCCCCAAAGAATCCTTGACGCTTCAACTCAACTGGATTTATTTGATTTTGACAACCCTGATGGCTGGAAACAGGGAATTTATTTAGTTGAAATTCCCCAAGATATTTTAGAAAAAAATCACTACTATCGCACTTTAGCTGCCCAAATTATTGAAAGATTAGCACAAGGCAAACCCCTAACAGAAACACCCGATTTAACTCCAATTCTGACAGAAATTAATCAGGCTTCCCAACAAGTGAATCAATGGCTATTTACCCAATCTCAAGCAGCAATCAATCAAGGTAAACAAGTTGCAGTCATTGGTGGAGATCACAGTTCACCATTAGGGTATTTTCAGGCATTAGCAACTAAATATCCCAATTACGGCATTCTGCATATTGATGCACATGCAGATTTACGTGATGCTTATGAGGGATTTGAATTTTCTCACGCCTCAATCATGTTTAATGCTGTGAAACTACCGCAAATTTCTAAGTTAGTTCAGGTAGGTTTACGTGATATTAGTCATGATGAAGTGCAAATGATTGACCAATCAGATAGTCGCATTGTTGCCTATTATGACCCAGCCATCAAGCAAAAACTGTATGCTGGCACAACCTGGATTGATATATGTCGTGAAATTATCAATCATTTGCCAGAAAATGTTTATATTAGCTTCGATATCGATGGTTTAGATCCGAAGCTTTGTCCCAATACAGGTACTCCTGTCGCTGGTGGTTTGGAATTAGAGCAAACATTCTGTATATTACGTGAATTAGTCAATAGCGGGAGAAAAATTATTGGCTTTGATGTTTGTGAAGTTGGTGATGCAGAGTGGGATGGCAATGTCGGTGCTAGAGTCATGTATAAGCTGGCGAATTTTATGGAATTATCTCAGCGATGA